From the genome of Populus alba chromosome 10, ASM523922v2, whole genome shotgun sequence, one region includes:
- the LOC118059753 gene encoding uncharacterized protein, whose amino-acid sequence MSSTFSPSRNSPGSSRLQLQLGVVSRLRSSSLKKPPEPLRRAVADCLSSSSSVSATSQHGISSVTLTDAPRTLRDYLAAPTTTDLAYGVILEHTIAERERSPAVVGRCVALLKRHLLRYKPREETLFQIDRFCVSLIAECDLSLKRRSLTWSGSPNQQSVSSTSTIYSPSPPVYFFASGALVKSLNYVRSLVGQHIPKGPFQPPSVSRQLPTLSSLLSRSFDFQLSPASGGESSEKKDTTTLPVSNLSNVENVEMAEDLDYIAVDVLQWRWVGGPFLSTESDRPVDLHDVSICKFLELGAAALLVGDMEAKMQGQPWKYFGTSDMPYLDQLLQPSSATTITNSTSARPHLRAITASKRSKAGPRQIWHDSPVSTFRPRARPLFQYRHYSEQQPLRLNPAEVCEVIAAVSSETYSSSANHLTISSRLSNNSGKPSMDVAVSVLIKLVIDMYVLDSGTAAPLTLSMLEEMLNSSKAACRVRAFDLILNLGVHAHLLEPMLINDTSTAIEEEYSQESFCDCEEQLPTQGNQKANSVDKLGTSSAIDNFESWILNILYEILLLLVQTEEKEQSVWASALSCLLYFVCDRGKILRNRLEGLDIRVIKALIETSRKNSWAELVHSKLICMLTNMFYQVSDGSMMFVSTNPVFLIDQLDLIGGIEFIFYEYSLANSREERRNLYLILFEYVLHQINEACIAAGLSEYGDNEIQPIATLLALANAPEALYMSVKLGVEGIGELLRRSISSALSRYPNNERLNLLLENIAEKFNAIISSFTHLDKEFSHLIEITQSYKFLESLESAILTNGVSMKAKLSWATLHSLLHSERIAYRRNGYTWLGDLLIAEITEGSNVNVWLNVKELQGKIAYAGVHDSSVSSDVPLSIWLMCGLLKSKHNIIRWGFLFVLERLLMRCKFLLDENEMQSSRSNDASQEHADSRLDKANAVIDIMSSALSLVAQINETDRINILKMCDILFSQLCLKVLPATAIPNGEGMQKSKVNGGADENKKFDAGGRISQLEKIDDFRWNEFMEKADSRSSYSINSSLMCNTTSMTALLLQGQAIVPMQLVARVPAALFYWPLIQLAGAATDNIALGVAVGSKGRGNLPGAASDIRATLLLLLIGKCTADPFAFQEVGGEEFFRELLDDTDSRVAYYSSAFLLKRMMTEKPDEYKHMLQNLIFKAQQSNNEKLLENPYLQMRGLLQLSNDGL is encoded by the exons ATGTCGTCTACCTTCAGTCCGTCACGAAACAGTCCTGGCAGCTCCAGGCTACAGCTCCAGCTTGGTGTTGTTTCTAGGCTGAGATCTTCGTCTTTAAAGAAGCCGCCTGAGCCGCTCCGCCGTGCCGTTGCTGATTGTttgtcctcctcctcctctgttTCCGCCACTTCTCAACATGGAATTTCCTCTGTTACTCTGACTGATGCCCCTAGAACGCTTCGT GATTATCTGGCAGCCCCTACAACTACCGACCTGGCTTATGGTGTAATTCTAGAACATACAATTGCAGAGAGGGAACGCAG TCCAGCAGTAGTTGGAAGATGTGTGGCACTTTTGAAGCGACACCTTCTACG ATATAAACCAAGAGAGGAGACATTATTTCAGATTGATCGGTTTTGTGTGAGCTTAATTGCTGAGTGTGATCTTAGCCTAAAACGAAGATCGTTAACGTGGTCTGGATCTCCAAATCAACAATCTGTTTCATCAACATCTACAATTTATTCACCTTCTCCTCCTGTGTACTTTTTTGCTTCTGGAGCTCTTGTAAAGTCATTAAATTATGTGCGTTCCCTTGTGGGTCAACATATTCCAAAGGGACCTTTCCAGCCTCCCTCTGTGTCAAGGCAGCTTCCAACTCTATCATCTTTGTTGAGTAGATCTTTTGATTTCCAATTAAGCCCTGCAAGTGGGGGGGAATCCTCAGAGAAGAAAGACACTACTACTTTACCTGTTTCAAACTTATCAAATGTTGAAAATGTTGAGATGGCAGAGGATCTTGATTACATTGCGGTTGATGTTTTGCAGTGGCGTTGGGTTGGGGGACCATTTCTATCAACTGAGAG TGATCGTCCTGTGGATCTCCATGATGTGAGCATATGCAAATTCCTAGAATTAGGTGCTGCAGCTCTACTTGTAGGAGACATGGAAGCTAAAATGCAGGGTCAGCCTTGGAAATATTTTGGAACATCTGATATGCCTTATCTTGATCAATTGTTGCAGCCTTCATCAGCCACAACAATTACCAATTCAACCTCAGCTCGTCCCCACCTGAGAGCAATAACAGCATCTAAGCGCAGTAAAGCAGGACCTCGACAAATCTGGCAT GACTCTCCTGTGAGTACGTTTCGCCCACGTGCTCGACCGCTCTTCCAATATCGTCACTACAG TGAACAACAACCTTTACGATTAAACCCAGCTGAGGTATGTGAGGTCATTGCTGCAGTTAGCTCAGAGACGTATTCTTCTAGTGCCAATCATTTGACTATATCATCTAGATTAAGTAATAACAGTGGAAAGCCCTCAATGGATGTGGCTGTGAGTGTTCTTATTAAACTTGTCATTGACAT gtATGTTCTGGACTCTGGGACAGCTGCTCCTCTCACTCTGTCAATGCTTGAG GAAATGCTTAATTCTTCAAAAGCTGCTTGTAGGGTCCGTGCCTTTGATTTAATTCTGAACCTCGGGGTTCATGCTCATTTGTTGGAACCAATGTTGATCAATGATACTTCTACTGCAATTGAAGAAGAGTATTCACAAGAATCATTTTGTGACTGTGAAGAACAACTTCCAACACAGGGGAACCAGAAAGCCAATTCTGTTGACAAGCTGGGCACTTCATCAGCAATTGATAACTTTGAGTCatggattttaaatattttatacgagatacttcttcttcttgtccAG ACAGAGGAGAAGGAACAATCTGTTTGGGCCTCTGCTTTAAGCTGTTTGCTTTATTTTGTATGTGATAGAGGCAAAATCTTGAGAAACCGATTAGAAGGCCTTGACATAAGG GTCATTAAAGCCTTAATAGAGACTAGCAGGAAGAATTCTTGGGCAGAATTGGTTCATAGCAAGCTCATTTGCATGTTAACAAATATGTTTTATCAAGTTTCTGATGGTTCTATGATGTTTGTCTCAACGAACCCGGTGTTTCTCATAGACCAGCTTGACCTGATTGGGGGAATtgagtttattttctatgag TATTCTCTGGCCAACtcgagagaagagaggagaaatCTATACTTGATTCTTTTTGAATACGTGTTGCATCAAATAAATGAAGCTTGCATAGCTGCTGGGCTGTCTGAATATGGTGACAATGAGATTCAACCTATTGCAACTCTCCTCGCTCTTGCTAATGCACCTGAAGCTCTTTATATGTCTGTTAAGTTGGGTGTTGAAGGCATTGGGGAGCTTCTGAGAAGATCAATTTCTTCTGCATTATCTAGATATCCCAACAATGAACGACTGAATCTG CTCTTGGAGAATATAGCAGAGAAATTTAATGCAATAATCAGTTCCTTTACTCATTTGGACAAAGAGTTCTCTCATCTGATTGAAATAACTCAATCTTACAAGTTTCTGGAAAGTTTAGAGAGTGCAATTCTAACAAATGGTGTCAGCATGAAAGCAAAACTATCTTGGGCCACTTTGCATTCTCTTCTTCACTCAGAAAGGATTGCTTACCGTCGGAATGGCTATACCTGGTTGGGTGATTTGCTTATTGCTGAAATTACCGAGGGAAGTAATGTAAATGTATGGTTAAATGTCAAAGAATTGCAGGGTAAAATTGCCTATGCTGGTGTACATGATTCTTCAGTTTCGTCAGATGTTCCTTTGTCAATTTGGCTTATGTGTGGTCTTTTGAAGTCCAAACATAATATCATCAGATGGGGCTTCCTGTTTGTTCTAGAGAGACTTCTCATGCGCTGCAAATTTTTGTTAGACGAGAATGAAATGCAATCCTCAAGGAGCAATGATGCCAGTCAGGAGCATGCAGATAGTCGACTTGATAAAGCAAATGCTGTGATAGACATTATGAGCAGTGCTCTATCCTTGGTGGCTCAAATAAATGAAACAGATCGCATCAACATTTTGAAG ATGTGTGATATATTATTCTCTCAACTGTGCCTGAAAGTTCTCCCTGCAACTGCAATCCCAAATGGTGAAGGAATGCAAAAAAGTAAAGTTAATGGTGGAgcggatgaaaataaaaaatttgatgctGGTGGGCGCATCtctcaattagaaaaaattgatgACTTTCGCTGGAATGAATTCATGGAAAAAGCTGATAGCAGATCCAGCTACAGCATTAATAGTTCTCTCATGTGCAATACAACATCAATGACAGCACTGCTTCTCCAAGGACAGGCTATTGTTCCTATGCAATTAGTTGCACGTGTTCCTGCTGCGTTGTTTTATTGGCCACTTATTCAGCTAGCTGGTGCAGCAACAGACAATATTGCTTTGGGTGTTGCTGTTGGAAGCAAAGGAAGAGGAAACCTTCCTGGTGCAGCGTCAGATATTAGGGCAACTCTTCTGTTGCTTCTAATCGGTAAATGCACGGCAGATCCTTTTGCTTTCCAAGAAGTCGGTGGAGAGGAATTTTTTAG GGAACTTTTAGATGATACAGATTCAAGGGTAGCATATTACTCTTCAGCTTTTCTTTTAAAG AGAATGATGACAGAAAAACCTGATGAGTACAAGCACATGCTTCAGAATCTCATCTTTAAAGCACAGCAG AGCAACAATGAGAAGCTGTTGGAAAATCCATACCTTCAGATGCGTGGCCTGCTTCAACTCTCAAATGATGGGCTGTAA
- the LOC118059750 gene encoding enoyl-CoA delta isomerase 1, peroxisomal codes for MCTLEKRGDIYILTLTGSDEHRLNPTLIDSIRSALRRVRAEPASPSSALVTKAEGRFFSNGFDLAWAQSSQPRRELMSAKLQLLVKELISLPMPTIASVTGHASAAGMILALSHDYVLMRKERGFLYMSELDIGLVLPDWFMVLLKCKIGDARVRSEVVLTAAKLTAEMAAVRGIVHSAHDGAEKTVEAAIRLGQDLVKRGWDGNVYGKNRMVVLKEVLEKIGTVPGEAKTMSKL; via the coding sequence ATGTGTACTTTAGAGAAGAGGGGCGATATCTACATCCTCACTTTAACTGGCTCCGATGAGCACCGGTTAAACCCCACCCTCATCGACTCCATCCGCTCAGCTCTGCGTCGTGTTCGCGCCGAGCCAGCTTCCCCGTCCTCAGCTCTCGTCACCAAAGCCGAAGGCAGGTTCTTCTCCAATGGATTTGATCTTGCCTGGGCTCAATCATCCCAACCACGTCGCGAACTCATGTCTGCAAAGCTTCAGTTACTGGTAAAGGAATTGATATCTCTGCCCATGCCAACAATAGCTTCAGTCACTGGCCATGCATCAGCTGCTGGAATGATCTTAGCTCTGAGCCATGACTATGTGCTCATGAGGAAGGAAAGGGGGTTTCTTTACATGAGCGAGCTTGATATTGGACTTGTGTTGCCGGATTGGTTCATGGTATTATTGAAGTGCAAGATTGGAGATGCCAGAGTCAGGAGCGAGGTGGTTTTGACAGCAGCAAAATTGACAGCAGAGATGGCTGCAGTGAGGGGGATTGTGCACTCGGCGCATGACGGTGCAGAGAAGACAGTTGAGGCAGCGATTAGGTTGGGGCAGGATTTGGTGAAAAGAGGGTGGGATGGTAATGTGTATGGGAAGAATAGGATGGTGGTTTTGAAAGAGGTTCTGGAGAAAATAGGGACCGTGCCAGGGGAGGCTAAGACCATGTCAAAACTGTAA